One region of Skermanella mucosa genomic DNA includes:
- the fmt gene encoding methionyl-tRNA formyltransferase produces the protein MTPLRLAFMGTPEFAAVGLRALIDAGHEIACVYSQPPRPAGRGHQTQRSPVHVLAEDRGIPVRTPKSLRNAEAQADFAALGLDCAVVAAYGLILPQPILDAPRLGCLNIHASLLPRWRGAAPIHRALLAGDSETGVTIMRMDAGLDTGPMLLKGSVPITERTTAVELHDALAAVGADLIVTALDGVSDGSLTAVPQPEEGVTYAAKLTREDGRLDWNRSAAETERQVRALNPWPGVWFDLGKERIKVLGAEPAGNPAGAAPGTLLDDRLTVACAEGAVRLTRVQRPGKAAVDGDAFLRGFQLPVGTALTAP, from the coding sequence ATGACCCCTCTCCGCCTCGCCTTCATGGGCACTCCCGAGTTCGCGGCGGTCGGCCTCCGCGCCCTGATCGACGCCGGACACGAGATCGCCTGCGTCTACAGCCAGCCGCCCCGGCCCGCCGGCCGCGGCCACCAGACGCAGCGCTCGCCGGTCCATGTGCTGGCGGAGGACCGCGGCATCCCGGTCCGGACGCCGAAGTCGCTCCGCAATGCCGAGGCCCAGGCCGACTTCGCCGCCCTCGGCCTGGACTGCGCGGTCGTCGCCGCCTACGGCTTGATCCTGCCGCAGCCGATCCTGGACGCGCCGCGCCTCGGCTGCCTGAACATCCATGCCTCCCTGCTGCCGCGCTGGCGCGGCGCCGCCCCGATCCACCGCGCCCTCCTGGCGGGAGATTCCGAGACCGGCGTCACCATCATGCGGATGGATGCCGGCCTGGACACCGGGCCGATGCTGCTGAAGGGCAGCGTTCCGATCACGGAACGGACGACCGCGGTCGAGTTGCACGACGCGCTGGCCGCCGTGGGCGCCGACCTGATCGTGACGGCGCTCGACGGTGTTTCGGATGGAAGCCTGACGGCGGTGCCGCAGCCGGAGGAAGGCGTCACCTATGCCGCCAAGCTGACCCGCGAGGACGGCAGGCTGGACTGGAACCGTTCCGCTGCCGAGACGGAGCGTCAGGTGCGGGCGCTGAACCCCTGGCCCGGCGTCTGGTTCGACCTGGGCAAGGAACGGATCAAGGTGCTGGGCGCCGAACCGGCCGGCAATCCCGCCGGCGCCGCTCCCGGCACCCTGCTGGACGATCGCCTGACCGTGGCCTGCGCTGAAGGCGCCGTCCGCCTGACCCGCGTGCAGCGGCCCGGCAAGGCGGCGGTGGACGGGGACGCCTTCCTGCGCGGCTTCCAGCTGCCGGTCGGGACCGCGCTGACGGCGCCATGA
- a CDS encoding M16 family metallopeptidase, translating into MSTIKVTTLPNGLRVATDSMPHVETTSLGVWVGVGTRNERAEVNGVAHLVEHMVFKGTPTRTAFDISEQIEAVGGHMNAYTTREHTAYYAKVLKEDAALALDVIGDMLQHSLLDEDELVRERDVVLQEIGQAEDTPDDIIFDHFQARAFPDQALGRPVLGQPEIIGALPRDALVDYIGGNYSGRTMVLAASGRIDHGWLVEKAAEVFRDLPAPADPAALDPARYTGGDFREDRDLEQLHIVLGFEGVGVHDPDYYAHSVLSTLLGGGMSSRLFQEVREKRGLAYSVHTFSGAYEDGGLFGVYAGTGPEKIGELVPVMCDELCKVALDVTDEEVRRARAQLKAGMLMALESTMSRCEQLGQQMVIFDRPVPVAEMVEKIDAVDAAAVRRAALRLRAKAPTVTALGPLDGLEDYGRIAARLS; encoded by the coding sequence ATGAGCACGATCAAGGTAACGACTCTTCCCAACGGCCTCCGGGTCGCCACCGACAGCATGCCCCATGTGGAGACGACGTCGCTCGGCGTCTGGGTCGGAGTCGGCACCCGCAACGAGCGCGCCGAGGTCAACGGCGTCGCCCATCTGGTCGAGCACATGGTGTTCAAGGGCACGCCGACACGGACAGCCTTCGACATTTCCGAGCAGATCGAGGCGGTCGGCGGCCACATGAACGCCTATACCACCCGCGAGCACACGGCTTATTACGCCAAGGTGCTGAAGGAGGACGCGGCCCTCGCCCTGGACGTGATCGGCGACATGCTCCAGCACAGCCTGCTGGACGAGGACGAACTGGTCCGCGAGCGCGACGTGGTGCTGCAGGAGATCGGGCAGGCCGAGGACACGCCCGACGACATCATCTTCGACCATTTCCAGGCCCGCGCCTTCCCCGACCAGGCGCTCGGCCGCCCGGTCCTGGGCCAGCCGGAGATCATCGGCGCCCTGCCGCGCGACGCGCTGGTCGACTATATCGGCGGCAACTATTCGGGCCGCACCATGGTGCTGGCGGCTTCGGGCCGGATCGACCACGGCTGGCTGGTCGAGAAGGCGGCGGAGGTCTTCCGCGACCTGCCGGCCCCGGCCGATCCCGCCGCGCTCGACCCGGCGCGCTACACCGGCGGGGATTTCCGCGAGGACCGCGACCTGGAGCAGCTGCACATCGTGCTGGGCTTCGAAGGCGTCGGCGTCCACGATCCGGACTATTACGCCCATTCCGTGCTGTCGACCCTGCTGGGCGGCGGAATGTCTTCCCGGCTGTTCCAGGAAGTGCGCGAGAAGCGGGGGCTGGCCTACAGCGTCCATACCTTCTCCGGCGCCTACGAGGACGGCGGGCTGTTCGGCGTCTATGCCGGGACCGGGCCGGAGAAGATCGGCGAGCTGGTGCCGGTGATGTGCGACGAGCTGTGCAAGGTGGCGCTGGACGTCACCGACGAGGAAGTGCGCCGCGCCCGCGCGCAGCTGAAGGCCGGCATGCTGATGGCGCTGGAAAGCACCATGTCGCGCTGCGAGCAGCTGGGCCAGCAGATGGTGATCTTCGACCGTCCCGTGCCGGTCGCCGAGATGGTGGAGAAGATCGACGCGGTCGATGCCGCCGCCGTGCGCCGCGCCGCCCTGCGCCTGCGCGCCAAGGCGCCGACCGTGACCGCGCTGGGACCCCTGGACGGGCTTGAGGATTATGGGCGGATCGCCGCGCGCCTGTCCTGA
- the truA gene encoding tRNA pseudouridine(38-40) synthase TruA — protein sequence MSRWKITVEYDGRGFVGWQRQDNGPSIQQCLEEAVEKLSGETVRVHGAGRTDAGVHALGQTAHFDLGKVLTERAVRDGLNFYLRPAPIAVLDAEPVPDDFHARMSAVERGYVYRIVNRRAPLALDDGRAWQIGRPLDAEAMDAAARILIGRHDFTTFRASLCQAKSPVKTLDVLTVTRSGPEIRITARARSFLHHQIRNITGTLALVGEGRWPVERVRTALEARDRSKGGPTAPPDGLYFTDVVYDANRRVG from the coding sequence ATGAGCCGCTGGAAGATCACCGTCGAGTATGACGGCCGCGGGTTCGTCGGCTGGCAGCGCCAGGACAACGGTCCCTCGATCCAGCAATGTCTGGAGGAAGCCGTCGAGAAGCTGTCGGGCGAGACCGTACGCGTCCATGGCGCCGGCCGTACGGACGCGGGCGTACACGCGCTGGGGCAGACCGCCCATTTCGACCTGGGGAAGGTCCTGACTGAACGCGCCGTCCGCGACGGGCTGAACTTCTATCTGCGGCCGGCTCCCATCGCGGTGCTCGATGCAGAACCGGTCCCCGACGATTTCCACGCCCGAATGTCCGCCGTCGAGCGCGGCTATGTCTACCGCATCGTCAACCGGCGGGCTCCGCTCGCCCTGGACGACGGCCGCGCCTGGCAGATCGGCCGCCCCTTGGACGCCGAGGCCATGGACGCGGCCGCCAGGATCCTGATCGGCCGCCACGACTTCACGACCTTCCGCGCCAGCCTGTGCCAGGCGAAATCCCCGGTGAAGACCCTCGACGTGCTGACCGTGACCCGATCCGGCCCCGAGATCCGCATCACCGCCCGCGCCCGCTCCTTTCTCCACCATCAGATCCGCAACATCACCGGCACCCTGGCGCTGGTCGGCGAAGGCCGCTGGCCGGTCGAACGCGTCCGCACCGCCCTTGAAGCGCGCGACCGCTCGAAAGGCGGCCCCACGGCGCCGCCGGACGGGCTCTATTTCACCGATGTGGTGTACGATGCAAATCGGCGAGTGGGATGA
- a CDS encoding class I SAM-dependent methyltransferase, producing MADTSETPPGQSQHGRIYGAARYYDIAFAYRDFAQECDFLTAAAARHLGRAPESVLELAAGPANHAIELAGRGLRAVALDREPAMVRYGTEKAEAAGVEIAYQEGDMTGFALDRPVDMALLLLGSAACLLTNSAVISCLQRVSEALTPGGVLIVELPHPRELFNIDDATEDGWEVTRDGTRVRVRWGSPGDSLDPVSQVAQVTTTLTIWESGRKQVIRDKAFQRRFTVQELDALARASGCLEAVAWFGGLDLDVAIDDPEEAWRMVAVFQKPPLR from the coding sequence TTGGCCGATACTTCCGAAACGCCGCCCGGCCAGTCGCAGCACGGCCGCATCTACGGCGCCGCGCGCTACTACGACATCGCCTTCGCCTATCGCGACTTCGCGCAGGAATGCGACTTCCTGACCGCCGCCGCGGCCCGGCACCTGGGCCGCGCTCCGGAAAGCGTGCTTGAACTGGCGGCGGGACCGGCGAACCACGCGATCGAGCTGGCGGGGCGCGGGCTCCGGGCGGTAGCGCTCGACCGCGAGCCGGCCATGGTCCGTTACGGCACCGAAAAGGCCGAGGCGGCCGGGGTCGAGATCGCCTACCAGGAAGGCGACATGACCGGTTTCGCGCTGGACCGGCCGGTCGATATGGCGCTGCTCCTGCTGGGCTCCGCCGCCTGCCTGCTGACCAACAGCGCGGTCATCTCGTGCCTGCAACGGGTCTCCGAGGCGCTGACCCCCGGCGGCGTGCTGATCGTCGAGCTGCCCCACCCGCGCGAGCTGTTCAACATCGACGACGCGACCGAGGACGGCTGGGAGGTCACCCGCGACGGCACGCGGGTGCGGGTCCGCTGGGGATCGCCGGGCGACAGCCTCGATCCCGTCAGCCAGGTCGCCCAGGTGACCACGACGCTGACCATCTGGGAAAGCGGGCGCAAGCAGGTGATCCGGGACAAGGCCTTCCAGCGCCGCTTCACGGTGCAGGAACTGGACGCGCTGGCGCGTGCGAGCGGATGCCTGGAGGCGGTCGCCTGGTTCGGCGGGCTGGACCTGGACGTCGCGATCGACGATCCGGAGGAAGCCTGGCGCATGGTCGCCGTCTTCCAGAAGCCGCCCCTTCGCTGA
- the thrC gene encoding threonine synthase codes for MRYISTRGAAPTLAFDEVLLAGLARDGGLYVPETWPTFTPDEIRAMRGLPYAELAVRVMAPFLGGRVTEAEFAGLVRDAYAGFDHAAVTPLVQLDQSTWVMELFHGPTLAFKDVALQLLGRLFDHVLAKKAEHVTIVGATSGDTGSAAIEACRDREAVDIFILHPKGRTSEVQRRQMTTVLSDNVHNIALEGSFDDCQDLVKAMFNDTSFRDEQNLSAVNSINWARIMAQIVYYFAAAIELGAPDRQVSFAVPTGNFGNVYAAYGARAMGLPIQRLVVGTNSNDILARFFATGTMQTQAVMPTISPSMDIQISSNFERLLFDLYDRDGPALNQCMGRFRSGGSFAVTPAQLDRARLVFNGHKVDEDLTRATMAETRRLAGGLLIDPHTAVGLAAARAEQPHIDPAVPLVALACAHPAKFPDAVERATGVRPPLPPRLADLYEREERVTVLPNDLKAVQAFVRSRARRTAAGQRSA; via the coding sequence TTGCGCTACATCAGCACGCGGGGCGCAGCCCCGACTCTCGCCTTCGACGAAGTTCTGCTCGCCGGGCTTGCGCGCGACGGCGGTCTGTACGTGCCTGAGACCTGGCCGACCTTCACCCCCGACGAGATCCGCGCGATGCGCGGACTTCCCTATGCCGAACTCGCGGTCCGGGTCATGGCGCCCTTCCTGGGCGGCCGGGTGACCGAGGCGGAGTTCGCGGGCCTGGTGCGCGACGCCTATGCCGGTTTCGACCATGCCGCGGTGACGCCGCTGGTGCAGCTTGACCAGAGCACCTGGGTGATGGAGCTGTTCCACGGCCCGACGCTGGCCTTCAAGGACGTGGCGCTCCAGCTGCTCGGCCGCCTCTTCGACCATGTGCTGGCCAAGAAGGCCGAGCACGTGACGATCGTCGGCGCCACCTCCGGCGACACGGGGTCGGCGGCGATCGAGGCCTGCCGGGACCGCGAGGCGGTCGACATCTTCATCCTGCACCCCAAGGGCCGCACGTCGGAGGTGCAGCGCCGCCAGATGACGACGGTACTGTCGGACAACGTCCACAACATCGCGCTGGAAGGCTCGTTCGACGATTGCCAGGACCTGGTCAAGGCGATGTTCAACGATACGTCCTTCCGGGACGAGCAGAACCTGTCGGCGGTCAATTCGATCAACTGGGCCCGCATCATGGCCCAGATCGTCTATTACTTCGCGGCGGCGATCGAGCTGGGGGCGCCGGACCGGCAGGTCTCCTTCGCCGTGCCGACCGGCAATTTCGGCAATGTCTACGCGGCCTACGGCGCGCGGGCCATGGGCCTGCCCATCCAGCGGCTGGTGGTCGGGACCAACTCCAACGACATCCTGGCGCGTTTCTTCGCCACGGGCACGATGCAGACCCAGGCCGTGATGCCGACCATCAGCCCCAGCATGGACATCCAGATCTCCAGCAACTTCGAGCGGCTGCTGTTCGACCTCTACGACCGCGACGGCCCGGCGCTGAACCAGTGCATGGGGCGGTTCCGGTCGGGCGGCTCCTTCGCCGTGACCCCGGCCCAGCTGGACCGCGCCCGCCTGGTGTTCAACGGGCACAAGGTGGACGAGGATCTGACCCGGGCGACCATGGCGGAGACGAGGCGGCTGGCCGGCGGCCTGCTGATCGATCCGCACACCGCCGTGGGCCTGGCCGCCGCGCGCGCCGAGCAGCCCCATATCGATCCCGCCGTTCCCCTGGTGGCGCTCGCCTGCGCCCACCCCGCCAAATTCCCCGATGCGGTCGAACGGGCGACCGGCGTGCGCCCGCCGCTGCCGCCCCGTCTGGCCGACCTTTACGAGCGCGAGGAGCGCGTCACCGTGCTGCCCAACGATCTCAAGGCCGTCCAGGCCTTCGTCCGATCCCGAGCCCGACGCACCGCCGCAGGGCAGAGGAGCGCATGA
- the pxpB gene encoding 5-oxoprolinase subunit PxpB, translating into MAGIESGAAGDQPRFLPAGDAALIVEFGAAIDADINGRVLALDAALADAALPGVVETVPTYRSLLVQFDPAVLTHAELAEALAALGPAPDGGKAAARRWTVPVAYGGKHGIDLEDVARHHGISAEEVVRIHLSGDYRVYMIGFAPGFAYLGGLPEALHTPRRHDPRMRVPAGTISIGGMQAAVCSTPIPSGWHLLGRTPVRGFDLRRPDPFLFRPGDRIRFVRIDAEEFERLDALAESGGYLPEPDGPAGGGED; encoded by the coding sequence ATGGCCGGAATCGAATCCGGAGCGGCTGGTGATCAGCCGCGCTTCCTGCCGGCGGGCGACGCGGCGCTGATCGTCGAGTTCGGCGCCGCGATCGACGCCGACATCAACGGGCGGGTCCTGGCGCTCGACGCGGCCCTGGCGGACGCGGCGCTGCCCGGCGTGGTCGAGACGGTGCCGACATACCGCTCGCTCCTGGTGCAGTTCGATCCGGCCGTGCTGACCCATGCCGAGCTGGCTGAGGCGCTGGCGGCCCTTGGACCCGCCCCCGATGGCGGGAAGGCCGCGGCGCGGCGCTGGACCGTCCCGGTCGCCTATGGCGGCAAGCACGGCATCGATTTGGAGGATGTCGCCCGCCACCACGGCATCTCGGCGGAGGAGGTCGTGCGGATTCACCTCTCCGGCGACTACCGGGTCTACATGATCGGGTTCGCGCCCGGTTTCGCCTATCTGGGCGGGCTGCCGGAAGCGCTGCACACGCCGCGCCGGCACGATCCCCGGATGAGGGTGCCGGCCGGGACCATCTCCATCGGCGGCATGCAGGCGGCGGTCTGTTCCACCCCGATCCCGTCGGGATGGCACCTGCTGGGGCGGACGCCGGTCCGGGGATTCGACCTGCGGCGGCCCGACCCGTTCCTGTTCCGGCCCGGCGACCGGATCCGTTTCGTCCGGATCGACGCGGAGGAGTTCGAACGGCTGGATGCCCTGGCGGAATCCGGCGGCTACCTGCCGGAGCCGGACGGACCCGCCGGAGGAGGGGAGGATTGA
- a CDS encoding TRAP transporter small permease: protein MRRVLDGLYRLCGWLAAFFLVAIAVLILLQVGGRMVGVLIPSADDLAGFAMAASSFLGLAYALRAGGHIRVSLILQRLSGGPRRWAELWSLGAGSLLTGYFAWYSGAMTWEFFTFGDVSPGLLPIPLWIPQSTMTLGLGLICVALVDDLVAVAKGQPASYEGAEGDLLESEKLAAGPDAKL from the coding sequence ATGCGCAGGGTCCTCGACGGGCTTTACCGGCTGTGCGGCTGGCTCGCGGCCTTCTTCCTGGTCGCGATCGCCGTCCTGATCCTGCTCCAGGTCGGAGGGAGGATGGTCGGGGTGCTGATCCCGTCCGCCGACGACTTGGCCGGCTTCGCCATGGCGGCCTCGTCGTTCCTGGGCCTGGCCTACGCGCTCCGGGCCGGCGGGCACATCCGGGTGAGCCTGATCCTCCAGCGCTTGTCCGGCGGCCCCCGCCGCTGGGCGGAGCTGTGGAGCCTGGGGGCGGGAAGCCTGCTGACCGGCTACTTCGCCTGGTACAGCGGCGCCATGACCTGGGAGTTCTTCACCTTCGGCGACGTCTCGCCGGGGCTGCTGCCGATCCCGCTGTGGATCCCCCAGAGCACCATGACCCTGGGCCTGGGGCTGATCTGCGTGGCTCTGGTCGACGACCTCGTCGCGGTGGCGAAAGGACAGCCCGCCAGCTACGAGGGAGCCGAGGGCGACCTGCTCGAGTCCGAGAAGCTGGCGGCCGGCCCCGATGCGAAGCTCTGA
- the def gene encoding peptide deformylase, whose amino-acid sequence MAIRPIIIAPDPVLKTKAKPVEAIDGSIATLMDDMLETMYKAPGIGLAAPQIGILKRVIVVDVAEKEEKPQPFAMANPEILWQSDEKSVHNEGCLSLPDHYADVTRPKQVRLRYLDRDGEVRELDADNLLATCIQHEIDHLNGVLFIDHLSLLKRNMILRKLQKQKRSQETV is encoded by the coding sequence ATGGCCATCCGCCCCATCATCATCGCGCCCGATCCCGTCCTGAAGACCAAGGCGAAGCCGGTCGAGGCCATCGACGGCTCCATCGCCACCCTGATGGACGACATGCTGGAGACCATGTACAAGGCGCCCGGCATCGGCTTGGCAGCGCCGCAGATCGGCATCCTGAAGCGGGTCATCGTGGTGGACGTGGCGGAGAAGGAAGAGAAGCCCCAGCCCTTCGCCATGGCGAACCCCGAGATCCTGTGGCAGTCGGACGAGAAGTCGGTCCATAACGAGGGCTGCCTCTCCCTGCCCGACCATTATGCCGACGTGACGCGCCCGAAGCAGGTGCGCCTGCGCTACCTGGACCGCGACGGCGAGGTGCGGGAACTGGACGCCGACAATCTGCTGGCGACCTGCATCCAGCACGAGATCGACCACCTGAACGGCGTGCTGTTCATCGATCACCTGTCGCTGCTGAAGCGCAACATGATCCTGCGTAAGCTCCAGAAACAGAAGCGGTCGCAGGAAACGGTCTGA
- a CDS encoding GNAT family N-acetyltransferase — translation MIGLLRNGLISSPAIRLEGQRVSIRPPLARDWQEWSDLRERSRAFLTPWEPTWPADALARTAYLRRLRRQIIEWRDDEAYSFLAVERRTDRVVGGIGLSNIRRGVAQTGTLGYWVGETYARRGYMSEATRLTLDFAFGQLGLHRIEAACLPTNAPSRGLLEKVGFQYEGYARGYLRIDGAWRDHVLYAILREEWRG, via the coding sequence GTGATCGGATTGCTGAGGAACGGTCTGATCAGTTCGCCCGCCATCCGGCTCGAGGGCCAGCGGGTCTCGATCCGGCCGCCGCTGGCGCGCGACTGGCAGGAATGGTCCGACCTGCGCGAGCGCAGCCGGGCCTTCCTGACGCCGTGGGAACCGACTTGGCCGGCGGACGCGCTGGCCCGGACGGCTTATCTGCGCCGGCTGCGCCGCCAGATCATCGAGTGGCGCGACGACGAGGCCTACAGCTTCCTGGCCGTGGAGCGCCGCACCGACCGGGTGGTCGGCGGCATCGGCCTTAGCAACATCCGGCGCGGCGTGGCCCAGACGGGGACGCTGGGCTATTGGGTCGGCGAGACCTACGCCCGGCGCGGCTACATGAGCGAGGCGACCCGCCTGACCCTGGACTTCGCCTTCGGCCAGCTGGGACTTCATCGGATCGAAGCGGCGTGCCTTCCGACGAACGCGCCGAGCCGGGGCCTGCTGGAGAAGGTGGGATTCCAGTACGAGGGCTATGCCAGGGGCTACCTGCGCATCGACGGCGCCTGGCGCGACCACGTGCTCTACGCGATCCTGCGGGAGGAATGGCGGGGCTGA
- a CDS encoding TRAP transporter large permease: MDPLILSAVLIILLLLLLASGIWVALSLLAVGLIAMVFFTSAPSGLVMATTVWGASASWTLTALPLFIWMGEILFRTRLSEDMFQGLAPWMARLPGRLMHVNIVGCGIFAAVSGSSAATCATIGRMSLPELKRRGYDERMSIGTLAGSGTLGLLIPPSIIMIVYGVAADVSIGRLFIAGVLPGILLIALFMGYVAVWSLMNPDRTPPGGPATTLGERLQASRRLIPVVVLIAAVIGSIYSGIATATEAAALGVAGALVLSAASGTLTWSSFRESLMGAMVTSSMIAFILAGAAFLTVAMGFTGIPRVLAQFINDLGLSPLALLAALTAFFVLLGCFLDGISMVVLTTSVVMPMVQAAGIDPLWFGIYIVLVVEMAQITPPVGFNLFVLQGLTGRDILYVARAAFPFFLILVTAIVLVTVFPGIVTWLPAQMIGR, encoded by the coding sequence TTGGACCCCCTGATCCTCTCCGCCGTCCTGATCATCCTGCTGCTGCTCCTGCTCGCCAGCGGCATCTGGGTGGCGCTGTCGCTGCTGGCGGTCGGGCTGATCGCCATGGTGTTCTTCACCTCCGCCCCGTCGGGGCTGGTCATGGCGACCACCGTCTGGGGGGCCAGTGCCAGTTGGACGCTGACGGCCCTGCCGCTGTTCATCTGGATGGGCGAGATCCTGTTCCGCACCCGCCTGTCGGAGGACATGTTCCAGGGGCTGGCCCCGTGGATGGCGCGGCTGCCCGGCCGGCTGATGCATGTGAACATCGTCGGCTGCGGGATCTTCGCCGCGGTGTCCGGCTCCTCCGCCGCGACCTGCGCAACGATCGGCCGGATGTCCCTGCCGGAACTGAAGCGGCGCGGCTATGACGAGCGGATGAGCATCGGCACGCTGGCTGGCTCCGGGACGCTGGGACTGCTGATCCCGCCGTCGATCATCATGATCGTCTACGGCGTCGCGGCCGACGTGTCGATCGGCCGGCTGTTCATCGCCGGGGTGCTGCCCGGCATCCTGCTGATCGCCCTGTTCATGGGCTATGTCGCCGTCTGGTCGCTGATGAATCCGGACCGCACGCCGCCCGGCGGGCCGGCGACGACCCTGGGCGAGCGGCTGCAGGCCTCGCGCCGGCTGATCCCGGTGGTGGTGCTGATCGCCGCCGTGATCGGCTCGATCTATTCCGGGATCGCCACCGCGACCGAGGCGGCGGCGCTGGGCGTCGCCGGGGCCCTGGTGCTGTCCGCGGCGTCGGGGACGCTGACCTGGAGCAGCTTCCGGGAAAGCCTGATGGGCGCCATGGTCACCTCCAGCATGATCGCCTTCATCCTGGCCGGGGCCGCCTTCCTGACGGTGGCCATGGGCTTCACCGGAATCCCGCGCGTGCTGGCCCAGTTCATCAACGACCTGGGCCTGTCGCCCCTGGCGCTGCTGGCGGCGCTGACGGCGTTCTTCGTGCTGCTGGGCTGCTTCCTCGACGGGATCTCCATGGTGGTGCTGACCACGTCGGTGGTCATGCCGATGGTCCAGGCCGCCGGGATCGATCCGCTGTGGTTCGGGATCTATATCGTGCTGGTGGTCGAGATGGCCCAGATCACCCCGCCGGTGGGATTCAACCTGTTCGTCCTGCAGGGGCTGACGGGGCGGGACATCCTTTATGTCGCCCGGGCGGCCTTCCCCTTCTTCCTGATCCTGGTGACGGCGATCGTGCTGGTCACCGTCTTTCCCGGCATCGTGACCTGGCTGCCGGCCCAGATGATCGGCCGCTGA
- a CDS encoding 5-oxoprolinase subunit C family protein, with product MADLIVVQPGPQVTIQDLGRVGWQRFGIAAAGALDPPSLRAANLLAGNPPGTAAVEFTLAGGEYEAEGATLRLAVAGGDFQVTVDGEPVPPWTGFDLEPGRRLRIGAAPDALRGYLAAGGGFALPPRLGSLSTHVRSGLGGLDGGVLRPGDRLPLAAGAAPAGPPMTLDPQALPPRREILRVVLGPQDDHFTAAGIETFLTGAYAVTADADRMGYRLNGPEIEHAGGFNIISDGIAAGSIQVPGTRQPIVLLADRQPTGGYPKIATVITPDLPSLAQARPGNTVRFQAVDPAEAVAVRRNWEAMLGRMGEWLAPAGAGRELDSERLLGINLVGGVVDGLA from the coding sequence ATGGCCGACCTGATAGTCGTCCAGCCCGGCCCCCAGGTCACGATCCAGGACCTGGGCCGGGTCGGCTGGCAGCGCTTCGGCATCGCCGCGGCGGGAGCCCTGGACCCTCCTTCGCTGCGCGCCGCCAACCTTCTGGCCGGCAACCCGCCCGGGACCGCCGCGGTCGAGTTCACCCTGGCGGGCGGGGAGTACGAGGCAGAGGGGGCCACGCTGCGCCTGGCCGTCGCGGGCGGGGATTTCCAGGTCACCGTGGACGGCGAGCCGGTGCCGCCCTGGACGGGCTTCGACCTGGAGCCGGGGCGGCGCCTGAGGATCGGCGCCGCCCCGGACGCCCTGCGCGGATATCTGGCGGCCGGCGGCGGCTTCGCCCTGCCGCCTCGGCTCGGCAGCCTGTCCACCCATGTCCGCTCCGGCCTGGGCGGGCTGGACGGCGGGGTGCTGCGGCCGGGGGACCGCTTGCCGCTGGCTGCCGGCGCAGCGCCCGCCGGGCCGCCGATGACCCTCGACCCGCAGGCACTGCCGCCCCGGCGCGAGATCCTTCGGGTGGTGCTGGGACCGCAGGACGATCATTTCACGGCCGCCGGGATCGAGACCTTCCTGACCGGTGCCTATGCCGTGACGGCCGATGCCGACCGCATGGGCTATCGGCTGAACGGGCCGGAGATCGAGCATGCCGGCGGATTCAACATCATCTCCGACGGGATCGCGGCCGGCAGCATCCAGGTTCCCGGCACCCGCCAGCCCATCGTGCTGCTGGCCGACCGTCAGCCGACGGGAGGCTATCCCAAGATCGCGACCGTCATAACGCCCGACCTGCCGTCCCTGGCCCAGGCGCGGCCGGGGAATACCGTCCGGTTCCAGGCCGTCGATCCGGCCGAGGCGGTGGCGGTCCGCCGGAACTGGGAGGCGATGCTCGGCCGGATGGGAGAATGGCTGGCTCCGGCGGGCGCGGGGAGGGAGCTGGACAGCGAGCGCCTGCTCGGCATCAACCTCGTGGGCGGCGTGGTGGATGGCCTTGCCTGA
- a CDS encoding CopG family ribbon-helix-helix protein, which produces METKVLTAHVPLSLAEKVDQLAARLDRSHDWIVRQALSAWVGQEEERRRLTLEALADVDSGWVIDHQSVQAWADSLGTRISAEGAILPRDQ; this is translated from the coding sequence ATGGAAACCAAGGTGCTGACCGCGCACGTGCCGCTGTCGCTCGCCGAGAAAGTGGATCAGTTGGCAGCGCGCCTTGATCGCTCGCACGATTGGATCGTCAGGCAGGCTCTGTCAGCCTGGGTCGGACAAGAGGAAGAGCGGAGGCGCCTGACCCTGGAGGCACTGGCCGACGTTGACTCCGGCTGGGTCATCGACCATCAGTCTGTGCAAGCCTGGGCCGACAGCCTCGGTACCAGGATATCAGCCGAGGGTGCCATCCTTCCCCGTGATCAGTAA